A region from the Microcoleus sp. FACHB-672 genome encodes:
- the treZ gene encoding malto-oligosyltrehalose trehalohydrolase, with the protein MKIGATYLGNGTCEFTVWAPAVKEVAVKVVSPEERVLPMEKDDSGYWKVKAQDINPETLYFYKLEESTDRPDPASHFQPQDVHGPSSVIDHSNFSWNDTNWSGVPLEEMIIYELHVGTFTTEGTFEAIIPRLKELQEFGVNAIEIMPIAQFPGNRNWGYDGAYPYAVQNSYGGPEGLKKLVDAAHQQGISIILDVVYNHFGPEGNYTNEYGPYFTETYLTPWGCAMNFDDKQSEGVRNYFIENALYWFENYHIDALRLDAIHAIYDLGAKHFLEELSEKVEALSKTAGKKLYLIAESDLNDVRVIRERELGGHGMDAQWSDDFHHVLHGLLTGETIGYYSDYGKCEQLATAYKESFVYSWKYSPYRQRYHGNDASSRPGHQFVICTQNHDQVGNRMLGERLSTLVSFEALKLAAGALLLAPNVPMLFMGEEYGEESPFLYFVSHTDPDLVKAVREGRKKEFAEFHLEGEYKDPESVDTFKESQLKWEKRQEGKHKVLLELYQYLIQLRGTLPALKNLDKQNLEASAVETEKLLFLHRWRNESKIFCIMNFNDKEVTFNAALPNGNWHKILDSSEPKWMGSGSTLPDELMQEQELSIKPQSFALYQQ; encoded by the coding sequence GTGAAGATTGGTGCAACTTATTTGGGTAATGGGACTTGTGAATTTACTGTTTGGGCACCGGCTGTAAAAGAAGTAGCCGTAAAAGTTGTTTCTCCAGAGGAACGCGTGCTTCCTATGGAAAAAGATGACTCAGGCTACTGGAAAGTAAAAGCTCAAGATATTAATCCAGAAACACTTTACTTTTATAAACTTGAAGAATCGACAGATAGACCTGATCCAGCCTCACATTTTCAACCGCAGGATGTACACGGCCCTTCTAGTGTGATAGATCACAGCAATTTTAGCTGGAATGACACGAATTGGTCGGGTGTTCCTTTGGAGGAAATGATTATCTATGAATTGCACGTCGGCACTTTCACCACAGAAGGCACCTTTGAGGCAATTATTCCCCGCTTAAAAGAGTTGCAAGAGTTTGGCGTAAATGCGATTGAAATTATGCCAATTGCTCAATTTCCAGGCAATCGTAATTGGGGATATGATGGGGCTTATCCTTATGCCGTGCAGAATTCCTACGGTGGCCCTGAAGGATTGAAAAAACTTGTGGATGCTGCTCATCAGCAGGGAATTTCAATCATTCTGGATGTCGTATATAACCACTTTGGCCCAGAAGGAAACTACACCAACGAATATGGCCCATACTTTACGGAAACGTATCTAACCCCTTGGGGTTGTGCGATGAATTTTGATGACAAACAAAGCGAAGGCGTGCGTAACTATTTTATTGAAAACGCACTATACTGGTTTGAAAATTATCACATTGATGCCCTGCGATTAGATGCCATCCACGCAATTTATGATTTGGGGGCTAAACATTTCTTGGAAGAACTGTCAGAGAAAGTTGAGGCACTTTCTAAAACTGCCGGCAAAAAACTTTATCTGATTGCTGAAAGCGATTTAAACGACGTTCGGGTTATTCGCGAACGCGAGTTGGGAGGGCATGGAATGGATGCCCAGTGGAGTGATGATTTCCATCACGTCCTTCATGGCTTACTCACAGGAGAAACGATTGGTTACTACAGCGATTATGGCAAATGCGAACAGTTAGCAACTGCCTATAAAGAAAGCTTTGTTTACTCTTGGAAATACTCACCTTATCGGCAGCGTTATCACGGCAACGATGCCAGCAGCCGGCCTGGTCATCAATTTGTCATCTGCACTCAAAATCATGACCAAGTTGGTAATCGAATGCTCGGTGAGCGATTATCAACTCTTGTTTCATTTGAGGCTTTAAAACTCGCTGCCGGTGCGCTTCTTCTTGCGCCTAATGTTCCCATGCTATTTATGGGTGAAGAATATGGAGAAGAATCTCCTTTTCTTTACTTTGTCAGCCATACTGACCCAGACTTAGTTAAGGCGGTACGAGAAGGAAGGAAAAAAGAGTTTGCTGAATTTCATTTAGAAGGAGAATACAAAGATCCTGAAAGTGTGGATACCTTCAAAGAATCTCAGCTTAAATGGGAGAAGCGCCAAGAAGGCAAACACAAAGTTCTGCTAGAACTTTACCAGTATTTAATCCAACTGCGTGGCACACTGCCAGCTCTAAAAAACCTCGATAAGCAGAATTTAGAAGCTTCTGCCGTTGAAACCGAGAAACTTTTGTTTCTTCACCGCTGGAGGAACGAAAGCAAAATCTTCTGCATCATGAACTTCAATGATAAAGAGGTGACGTTTAATGCAGCCCTTCCTAACGGCAACTGGCATAAAATTTTAGATTCTTCTGAACCTAAATGGATGGGTTCAGGTTCCACATTGCCAGACGAACTAATGCAAGAGCAAGAATTAAGCATCAAACCGCAAAGTTTTGCGCTGTATCAGCAGTAA
- a CDS encoding chorismate lyase has translation MTATFNRQDSEPVQDPPLHKSWHALTPLWQGGENSVQQGLPHAQLAPAWQILLLGDGSPTRHLQLLTTEPTEVDVIDMSLIGMDSDGAPDLIQAVPGPRLRRQVWLRKASGQRLAYATSWWEASHVDEYLQNRSLPIWASLARLRTELYRDVQGLYYGHSAALETAFEQKGPFWGRHYLFWHHGKPLTLIYEVFSPYLTKYLGSMGG, from the coding sequence TTGACCGCAACTTTTAACCGGCAAGATAGCGAACCAGTACAAGATCCGCCTCTACATAAATCCTGGCACGCTCTCACTCCTCTGTGGCAAGGGGGAGAAAACTCTGTTCAGCAAGGATTACCTCACGCTCAACTCGCGCCGGCATGGCAGATATTGCTCCTGGGGGATGGTTCTCCCACCCGCCACCTGCAACTGCTTACGACTGAACCCACAGAAGTTGATGTCATCGATATGTCACTAATTGGCATGGACAGCGATGGCGCACCCGACCTGATCCAAGCGGTGCCTGGGCCAAGGCTGCGACGCCAAGTCTGGCTGCGTAAAGCTTCTGGCCAACGTTTGGCTTACGCAACGTCTTGGTGGGAAGCTAGTCATGTCGATGAATATTTACAAAACCGCTCATTGCCTATTTGGGCCAGTCTAGCTCGCTTGCGAACTGAGTTGTATCGAGATGTGCAAGGGCTATACTACGGTCACTCTGCCGCATTAGAAACCGCATTTGAGCAAAAAGGGCCATTTTGGGGCCGGCACTATTTATTCTGGCATCACGGCAAGCCCCTGACCCTCATTTATGAGGTATTTTCTCCCTATTTGACTAAATACCTAGGTTCTATGGGGGGTTAG